Proteins encoded by one window of Sulfurimonas crateris:
- a CDS encoding class II SORL domain-containing protein — MPKINRYVDIDTVERESKKDYIDRHSPFIHCEDSAKAGEMFSVTVKMGNEYSHPDDFDHYIANMSLFNGETLLARADFTPGTLGNIKAHATVTFNIIPTGSKLKLTAQAYCTKHGVWESTEKVVEVSE, encoded by the coding sequence ATGCCAAAAATCAATCGTTATGTTGATATAGATACAGTTGAGAGAGAAAGTAAAAAAGATTATATTGACCGCCACTCGCCGTTTATCCACTGTGAAGATAGTGCTAAAGCCGGAGAGATGTTCAGTGTAACAGTTAAAATGGGTAATGAGTACTCTCACCCTGATGATTTTGATCACTACATAGCAAATATGTCACTTTTTAACGGTGAGACTCTTTTAGCACGTGCTGATTTCACTCCAGGTACTTTGGGAAATATAAAAGCACACGCTACAGTAACCTTTAACATCATTCCAACAGGAAGCAAACTTAAACTTACTGCTCAAGCATACTGTACAAAACACGGTGTTTGGGAATCAACTGAAAAAGTTGTAGAAGTTAGCGAATAA
- the glyS gene encoding glycine--tRNA ligase subunit beta has product MIKSLLIEIGVEELPAIPLLKELKNIEKKYADILEKYSLLFEFEFYYTPRRLVLWHREFKTQQDDSVEEFFGAPLEVAYKEGKPTPAALGFAKKCGVEIEEIGSAKKGAKDVLYYKKELKGEPSVLLLEKIVNEWIKSLEFGKSMRWGSLNESFIRPIRWLNVLFGDELVDVELFGVRSKKETFVHRISNFDSVALSGAKDYFEKLQEGGVTLFPQVRREAILENFSTLEKENNIKIEIDGDLLDEVVAITEHPTAVLGSFDEAFLELPPEVIITSMKEHQRYFPVFKDAKLLNKFVVVTNALTNDFSKVIEGNEKVLRPRLADALFFYNNDLRNGLSTEGLEKVVFMKGLGSVADKIERERKIANILFDIYKPKDSSKEMLDRAISLAKADLMSEMVYEFTELQGLMGYYYAKKSGQSDEVAIAIKEQYLPDGEDSALPTTVMSAIVAMSLKLDTLLGLFSVNQIPTGSRDPFALRRAVNGLIRITKEHNLEFDIVGTVKLLSREYAEFDLSKLEAFFLERVRQYFKVNPSIVEAVLASGERELLKIGKKIEALESMVSSEGFSDSFSTFKRVANITKDIEMSGEFRVDATLFEESAEEALFTRYSEVSSAKYASYEEELDALLGLKPELDKFFDDVMVNAEDKRVRNNRKALVASIYKSILNIADIKEVSV; this is encoded by the coding sequence ATGATTAAATCTCTATTGATCGAAATTGGCGTTGAAGAGCTTCCGGCGATCCCGCTTTTAAAAGAGTTAAAAAATATTGAAAAAAAGTATGCTGATATTTTAGAGAAATATTCACTGCTGTTCGAGTTTGAATTCTACTACACTCCACGTCGTCTTGTTTTGTGGCACAGAGAGTTTAAAACACAGCAGGATGACAGCGTAGAGGAGTTTTTTGGAGCACCTCTTGAAGTCGCTTACAAAGAGGGCAAGCCTACACCTGCAGCTCTGGGCTTTGCGAAGAAGTGCGGCGTGGAGATAGAAGAGATCGGATCCGCTAAAAAGGGTGCGAAAGATGTGCTTTACTATAAAAAAGAGTTAAAAGGGGAGCCATCCGTACTTCTTCTTGAAAAGATCGTAAATGAGTGGATAAAATCTCTTGAGTTTGGAAAATCTATGAGATGGGGAAGCCTGAACGAGAGTTTTATCCGCCCGATTCGCTGGCTGAACGTGCTTTTTGGCGATGAGCTTGTAGATGTGGAGCTTTTTGGAGTCAGATCGAAAAAAGAGACTTTTGTACACCGCATAAGCAATTTTGACTCAGTAGCACTAAGCGGTGCAAAAGATTACTTTGAGAAACTGCAAGAGGGCGGGGTGACTCTTTTTCCACAGGTAAGACGCGAGGCTATTTTAGAGAATTTTTCAACTCTTGAGAAAGAGAACAATATCAAGATAGAGATAGATGGGGATCTGCTTGATGAAGTAGTAGCAATAACAGAACATCCTACGGCAGTCCTAGGCTCGTTTGATGAGGCGTTCTTGGAACTTCCGCCTGAGGTCATTATCACTTCCATGAAAGAGCACCAGAGATATTTTCCTGTTTTCAAAGATGCTAAACTCTTAAACAAGTTCGTTGTGGTCACAAATGCCCTAACTAATGATTTTTCAAAAGTTATTGAGGGTAACGAGAAAGTTCTGCGTCCTCGTTTGGCAGATGCGCTCTTCTTCTATAACAATGACCTGAGAAATGGACTAAGCACTGAGGGGCTTGAAAAAGTAGTCTTTATGAAAGGACTTGGGAGCGTAGCTGATAAGATAGAGCGTGAGAGAAAAATAGCCAATATCCTGTTTGATATCTATAAACCAAAAGATTCAAGCAAAGAGATGCTTGATCGTGCAATAAGCTTGGCAAAAGCTGACCTGATGAGCGAGATGGTATATGAGTTTACGGAGCTTCAAGGGCTTATGGGCTACTACTACGCTAAAAAATCAGGCCAGAGCGATGAAGTGGCAATTGCCATAAAAGAGCAGTATCTGCCTGACGGTGAAGATAGCGCGCTCCCTACAACTGTTATGAGCGCAATAGTCGCTATGAGCTTGAAGCTAGATACTCTTTTGGGTCTCTTTAGCGTAAATCAGATCCCGACAGGCTCACGTGACCCTTTTGCTCTGCGCCGCGCCGTGAACGGTCTTATAAGAATCACAAAAGAGCATAACTTGGAGTTTGACATAGTTGGTACTGTAAAGCTTTTAAGCAGGGAGTATGCAGAGTTTGACCTCTCTAAACTTGAAGCATTTTTCCTGGAGAGAGTAAGACAGTACTTCAAGGTAAATCCTTCTATTGTCGAGGCAGTGCTTGCAAGCGGCGAGAGAGAGCTTCTAAAAATAGGCAAAAAAATAGAGGCACTTGAGAGTATGGTCTCAAGTGAAGGATTTAGCGACTCCTTCTCAACCTTTAAAAGAGTTGCAAACATAACTAAAGATATTGAGATGTCGGGTGAGTTTAGAGTTGATGCAACGCTCTTTGAAGAGAGTGCGGAAGAGGCTCTTTTTACAAGGTACAGTGAGGTTAGTTCAGCTAAATATGCCTCTTACGAAGAGGAGCTTGATGCTCTTTTGGGACTTAAACCTGAACTGGATAAATTCTTTGACGATGTTATGGTAAATGCAGAAGATAAGAGAGTCAGAAACAACAGAAAAGCTCTTGTTGCATCTATATACAAGAGTATTTTAAATATTGCGGATATTAAAGAGGTGAGCGTTTAA
- a CDS encoding ankyrin repeat domain-containing protein codes for MNDLQNIAVLILLFFLGWFWASSIFEAFKNIHFVRSEDESSKEHLPRVPFKLRKTFKNAIFGVLILLLTPLVVYTLMSQTIKEQWFIPFFIPSLIYLPFLFINKKDEEQIEHQRAELDESDRRETILRICKKLSNRESKSCRKTNTQQYNAILHYLKNSQNPDEIFEDRYTLLLPSSCCGDYKLVKSLIEHGSDVNFKSSTGNCAIHLAAKYGFEEIVELLINSGADIETKDADGKTPLMHAQENGHSNIAAILSKASKED; via the coding sequence TTGAATGATCTTCAAAATATAGCAGTTCTTATTCTACTCTTTTTTCTAGGATGGTTTTGGGCATCCTCAATCTTTGAGGCTTTTAAAAACATCCATTTTGTAAGATCTGAAGATGAGAGTTCCAAAGAGCACCTTCCAAGAGTTCCTTTTAAATTAAGAAAAACTTTTAAAAATGCAATTTTTGGAGTTTTGATTCTCCTACTAACCCCCTTAGTAGTTTACACACTTATGAGCCAAACTATCAAAGAGCAGTGGTTTATCCCATTTTTTATACCCTCTCTTATTTATCTTCCATTTCTGTTTATAAATAAAAAAGATGAAGAGCAGATAGAGCACCAAAGAGCAGAGCTGGATGAGAGCGACAGACGTGAGACAATTTTAAGGATTTGCAAAAAACTCTCAAACAGAGAGTCAAAATCATGCAGAAAAACAAATACACAGCAGTATAATGCAATTTTACACTATCTAAAAAACAGCCAAAATCCAGATGAGATTTTTGAAGATAGGTACACCCTGCTGCTTCCAAGCTCATGTTGCGGAGACTACAAACTTGTAAAATCACTCATCGAACATGGAAGTGATGTCAATTTTAAAAGCTCTACAGGCAACTGTGCGATCCATCTGGCTGCAAAATACGGCTTTGAAGAGATCGTAGAACTCCTAATCAACAGCGGTGCCGATATAGAGACAAAAGATGCCGATGGCAAAACTCCGCTTATGCATGCACAAGAGAATGGACACTCAAATATAGCAGCGATACTGAGCAAGGCAAGCAAAGAAGATTAA
- a CDS encoding ElyC/SanA/YdcF family protein — protein MEFGFYLKKFVTFFIEPLGFVLALFTIGLYFLLADKRGFAKLFLSLSFAFLLLFSYEPFSNFLVKNLEESYPKYDYNRDIRYIHVLGSGHNTDESQPLSSNIGSSGIKRVLEGVIIHLQTPDSKLVFTGYEGNTDIANAVMNARLAASLGVEEKNMIINPEPKDTKEEALFLRSIVADEKFVLVTSATHMPRSMKLFESLGLNPVAAPTDFRKKKHTGYFKAPDIDSLQNSQIAIHEYFGILWSIIKK, from the coding sequence ATGGAGTTTGGATTTTATCTAAAGAAGTTTGTTACGTTTTTTATTGAACCGCTTGGTTTTGTACTGGCGCTTTTTACCATTGGGCTCTACTTTTTGCTCGCAGATAAGAGAGGTTTTGCAAAACTATTTTTATCCCTCTCTTTTGCATTTTTGCTTCTATTCTCTTATGAGCCGTTCTCAAATTTTTTAGTAAAAAATCTTGAAGAGAGCTACCCCAAATATGACTACAATAGAGACATAAGATATATCCATGTTCTTGGAAGCGGACACAATACGGATGAGTCGCAGCCGCTCTCATCAAATATAGGCTCATCAGGCATTAAAAGAGTTTTAGAGGGTGTCATTATTCATCTGCAGACTCCAGACTCAAAGCTTGTGTTTACTGGTTATGAGGGAAATACAGATATTGCAAATGCAGTTATGAATGCGAGACTGGCGGCATCTCTAGGCGTTGAAGAGAAAAATATGATCATAAATCCTGAGCCAAAGGATACTAAAGAGGAGGCCCTCTTTTTAAGAAGCATAGTTGCAGATGAGAAGTTCGTGCTTGTAACATCCGCAACGCATATGCCAAGGTCTATGAAGCTCTTTGAATCCCTCGGTTTAAACCCTGTCGCGGCACCTACCGATTTTCGTAAAAAAAAGCATACAGGCTACTTTAAAGCGCCAGATATTGACTCACTACAAAATTCACAAATTGCAATTCACGAATATTTTGGAATTTTGTGGAGTATCATAAAAAAGTAG
- a CDS encoding sensor domain-containing diguanylate cyclase, translating to MHRGLKNLYLIFIFFALFAQSSFSDIIKVDGKTQKVGVTKFSELFIDDQSHFSYEDVSENTFGDNFKSSNSTAVSSKTPRETIWLRFNIVNSSNTTFSGKLEIPIVWLNKVEVYLRTPSKDANRTFDTLKLSDIKEVNARSFFIPLEMSALQSSTIYIKAQGVNKMAFAPKLYSLEKAESRTIYIAMLNGALIGILLVIFLYNLSNYLTLKDKNYLFYLYYLVGLLFLVGTYYGYNIQLLWDSSYEFNENIYYPIVAFNFLTALLLSRNFLKVESQSAKIDKYLLILAGLSVLLGIFGLIFGSCNSSAYATLIFTLVNFIFLVSISAISIKQNISGSGYFLLAWLFLSVGNLVLIGLVLGFIKYSDLVYDIYAVLVVLNILMISFAMVERIRDEESQCEFKVQKEHEVASKLNISKKELRELNEKLQRKLARQEKELETKSKESQMLSNKDEVTKLYNKSKLEEILTNELHRAKRYDYEFSVIVANIDGMKEINDTHGYEVGNSVMKEMGELFIRHIRYLDTVGRWSDNEYLIICPQTGGKHAFTAAEHLQSYVERNKFFFIGKATASFGVTDCQPDDTLQELLKRAYEALAKAKEGGKNRVEIL from the coding sequence ATGCATAGAGGCTTAAAAAATTTATATCTTATTTTTATCTTTTTTGCACTGTTTGCCCAGAGCAGTTTTTCAGATATTATAAAGGTGGATGGAAAGACACAAAAGGTAGGAGTTACTAAATTCTCTGAGCTTTTTATAGATGATCAAAGCCACTTCTCATACGAAGATGTCTCAGAAAATACATTTGGAGACAACTTTAAATCCTCAAACTCTACTGCAGTCTCATCAAAGACCCCAAGAGAGACAATATGGCTTAGATTTAACATTGTAAACTCAAGCAACACTACTTTTTCGGGCAAGCTTGAGATACCTATAGTTTGGCTAAATAAAGTCGAAGTATATTTAAGAACTCCAAGCAAAGATGCAAACAGAACTTTTGATACGCTAAAACTCTCTGATATAAAAGAGGTTAACGCAAGGTCTTTTTTTATTCCTCTTGAGATGAGCGCACTTCAAAGCTCCACTATTTATATCAAGGCTCAGGGCGTAAACAAAATGGCATTTGCACCTAAGCTCTACTCGCTTGAGAAGGCGGAGTCACGCACTATATATATCGCTATGCTAAACGGTGCTTTGATCGGCATACTACTTGTTATATTTTTGTATAATCTAAGCAACTATTTGACTCTCAAAGATAAAAACTATCTCTTTTATCTCTACTATCTAGTCGGTCTGCTCTTCTTGGTGGGCACATACTACGGATATAACATTCAGCTTCTGTGGGACAGTAGCTATGAGTTTAACGAGAATATTTACTACCCGATAGTCGCATTTAACTTTTTAACTGCCCTGCTTCTTAGTAGAAACTTTTTAAAAGTCGAGAGTCAATCTGCAAAAATTGACAAATATCTGTTAATTCTGGCAGGGTTGTCTGTTCTTCTTGGTATATTTGGACTTATCTTTGGCAGCTGCAACAGTTCTGCTTATGCAACTCTTATCTTCACGCTTGTAAACTTTATATTTTTGGTATCAATCTCTGCTATTTCTATAAAGCAAAATATCTCTGGGAGTGGCTACTTCTTGCTGGCATGGCTCTTCCTGTCGGTTGGAAATCTGGTTCTTATCGGTTTGGTCTTGGGCTTTATTAAGTATAGCGATTTGGTATATGACATATATGCTGTTTTGGTCGTGTTAAATATTCTGATGATCTCGTTTGCAATGGTTGAACGCATCAGGGATGAGGAGTCCCAGTGTGAATTTAAGGTGCAAAAAGAGCATGAAGTAGCAAGTAAGCTCAATATCTCAAAAAAAGAACTTAGAGAGTTAAATGAAAAACTTCAGCGTAAACTTGCAAGACAGGAGAAGGAGCTTGAGACAAAAAGCAAAGAGTCTCAGATGTTATCAAATAAAGATGAAGTTACTAAGCTCTACAATAAAAGTAAGCTTGAAGAGATCCTCACAAACGAGCTTCACAGAGCAAAAAGATATGACTACGAATTTAGTGTAATTGTTGCTAACATTGACGGAATGAAAGAGATAAACGATACGCACGGTTATGAAGTTGGAAACTCTGTAATGAAAGAGATGGGTGAACTCTTTATTCGCCATATCCGCTACTTAGATACGGTGGGTAGATGGAGTGATAACGAGTATCTTATAATATGTCCACAAACAGGCGGAAAACACGCATTTACGGCGGCGGAGCACCTTCAAAGCTATGTAGAGAGAAATAAGTTCTTTTTTATAGGTAAAGCAACTGCCAGTTTTGGAGTTACGGATTGTCAGCCTGACGACACTCTTCAAGAGCTTCTAAAAAGAGCCTATGAGGCTCTTGCAAAAGCGAAAGAGGGTGGAAAGAACAGAGTCGAAATACTATAA
- a CDS encoding globin has product MSYEITKAIQGEDVKFKNPDPAFYEALGYDGMQELMYKFYDRIYESNIAHFFPQDPEEFEEVKKKNTKFFIQICGGPSIYDEEMKGKDLDQYMIDIHKNFSIYEKSRDEWLGTFREVLMELDIDQNIKDDFWQYLDKFSKLTVNRYLKESAYV; this is encoded by the coding sequence ATGAGCTACGAAATAACAAAAGCGATCCAAGGCGAAGATGTAAAGTTTAAAAACCCTGATCCTGCTTTTTATGAAGCGCTGGGTTATGACGGTATGCAGGAGCTTATGTATAAGTTCTACGACCGTATCTATGAGAGCAACATAGCACATTTTTTTCCTCAAGATCCCGAAGAGTTTGAAGAGGTGAAGAAAAAGAACACAAAGTTCTTTATTCAGATATGCGGCGGTCCATCAATCTATGATGAGGAGATGAAGGGCAAGGATCTTGATCAGTATATGATAGATATTCACAAAAACTTCTCTATCTACGAAAAGTCAAGAGATGAGTGGCTCGGAACGTTTAGAGAGGTGTTAATGGAGCTTGATATTGACCAGAATATCAAAGATGACTTCTGGCAGTATCTTGATAAGTTTTCAAAACTTACCGTAAACAGATACCTAAAAGAGTCTGCTTACGTTTAA
- the truA gene encoding tRNA pseudouridine(38-40) synthase TruA, whose protein sequence is MRCALVIAYNGTDFLGSQTQKSSKNTILGELEHVLSQINIDSKVVASGRTDRGVHATGQVCHIDLPLFWSDLDKLKKVLNKMLSASILVKSAKAVDDNFHARYSAKKRVYRYIIKESSKNPFEDNFVTLFKSVDFSKLKQNIKLFIGEHDFKFFMKSGSDVKSTRRSIYKAFAYRYKGYIILNFEANGFLRSQIRMMVGALLALDEAEIKEQLLCKKNQKIRPAKSNGLYLAKIKY, encoded by the coding sequence ATGAGATGTGCTCTAGTTATTGCCTATAACGGTACGGATTTTTTGGGTTCGCAAACACAAAAAAGCTCAAAAAATACTATTTTAGGAGAGCTGGAACACGTTCTGAGCCAAATAAATATAGACTCGAAAGTAGTCGCCAGCGGAAGAACTGACAGAGGCGTACATGCGACCGGACAGGTCTGCCATATTGACCTGCCTCTCTTTTGGAGTGACTTAGATAAGCTAAAAAAAGTTCTAAACAAGATGCTTAGCGCTTCAATTTTAGTCAAATCAGCCAAAGCCGTCGATGATAATTTTCATGCGAGATACAGTGCTAAAAAAAGGGTATATCGCTACATAATAAAAGAGTCATCAAAAAATCCTTTTGAAGATAATTTTGTAACCCTCTTTAAAAGTGTTGATTTTTCAAAGTTAAAGCAAAATATAAAACTCTTTATCGGCGAACACGATTTTAAGTTTTTTATGAAAAGCGGCAGCGATGTAAAAAGCACTAGAAGAAGTATCTATAAAGCTTTCGCCTATAGATACAAAGGTTACATCATACTTAATTTCGAGGCAAACGGATTTTTAAGAAGCCAGATCAGAATGATGGTTGGCGCTCTTCTTGCTCTTGATGAAGCCGAGATCAAAGAACAGCTTTTATGCAAGAAAAACCAAAAAATTAGACCCGCAAAAAGCAACGGACTCTATCTGGCAAAGATAAAATATTAA
- a CDS encoding LptF/LptG family permease encodes MIILQNYIKQSLSILFLSIFLPLFSIASVVFLIKMATYTAVIQLSLFEMGKLFFFMLPELLFYTLPISFFIAATLALFKLSNDNEIVVLFALGIRPKVILKTLLFPALFLSIVMLFNFFVLFPHAKVLSNNFISYKKSEAKFNLSASEFGHKFGEWLLYIGKDNQNETYSDVILFNKKQNEEVIIGAKKAEIINDSGILRLKLTDGEGYSYSEEKFTQIDFETMFINDTMKTELDEYQTPMEYWLPKEPSIKTQKRLITNTLFSLFPILSLFLIASIGIVHVRHQKGKVYLFLFLSIIIYDALAVALQLVISVYAIPVMIVGWLIATYLIYKKMIVSKF; translated from the coding sequence ATGATAATATTACAAAACTATATAAAGCAGTCTCTCTCGATCCTATTTTTATCTATATTTTTACCGCTTTTTTCAATTGCATCGGTCGTATTTTTGATTAAGATGGCTACCTATACGGCTGTTATACAGCTCTCTTTGTTTGAGATGGGTAAGCTTTTTTTCTTTATGCTTCCGGAGCTTCTTTTTTATACTCTGCCTATCTCATTTTTTATAGCGGCAACCCTAGCACTCTTCAAGCTCTCAAACGATAATGAGATAGTAGTGCTTTTTGCACTCGGTATCCGCCCTAAAGTAATCCTAAAAACACTGCTGTTCCCTGCTCTGTTTTTGTCAATTGTTATGCTCTTTAACTTCTTTGTCCTTTTTCCGCATGCAAAAGTTCTCTCGAACAACTTTATCTCCTATAAAAAAAGCGAAGCAAAGTTCAATCTCTCCGCATCGGAGTTTGGACATAAGTTTGGAGAGTGGCTTCTCTATATAGGAAAAGATAACCAAAACGAGACCTACTCGGACGTAATACTATTTAACAAAAAACAGAACGAAGAGGTGATAATAGGTGCTAAAAAAGCCGAGATCATAAACGACTCTGGCATATTGCGTCTAAAGCTTACCGACGGAGAGGGTTACAGCTACTCAGAGGAGAAGTTTACGCAGATAGATTTTGAGACTATGTTTATAAACGATACGATGAAAACAGAACTAGATGAGTATCAGACACCGATGGAGTACTGGCTTCCAAAAGAGCCATCTATAAAGACGCAAAAGAGACTTATTACCAACACCCTCTTCTCTCTCTTTCCAATTCTAAGCCTCTTTCTCATTGCAAGTATAGGGATAGTTCATGTAAGACATCAAAAGGGGAAAGTGTACCTCTTCTTGTTCCTCTCAATAATCATATATGATGCCCTTGCAGTCGCTCTTCAGCTAGTAATATCAGTTTATGCGATCCCCGTAATGATCGTAGGATGGCTTATAGCCACATACTTGATCTACAAAAAAATGATAGTATCCAAGTTTTAG
- a CDS encoding prepilin peptidase, translated as MELTTAFILGVLLGSFLNVVILRIPQDESVMDGFSHCPACRNTLKPWHNIPIFSWIFLRGKCAYCDSKISLQYPFIEIISGVIFLALALKLGLSFPALLIGFSFLTLLALSMIDFKYKMVPDSLNLLALLFAIFGAWSIGGIALNFQNALLFAGGFTLLRFALSYILTSSAHREAKKRVTSWSKNYHTYPFIEAMGEGDIMVAATMGALLGVKLTLAAIFLSALLALPVMLFVLKMSKEEQKVPFVPFLAMATFIVYMFDTPILRYIEATY; from the coding sequence GTGGAACTCACAACCGCTTTTATACTGGGCGTCCTGCTTGGTTCGTTCTTAAACGTTGTTATCCTTAGAATCCCTCAAGATGAGAGCGTTATGGATGGTTTTTCACACTGCCCTGCGTGTAGAAACACCCTCAAGCCTTGGCATAACATACCTATCTTTTCATGGATATTCTTAAGAGGCAAGTGCGCGTATTGCGACTCAAAAATATCACTGCAGTATCCGTTTATCGAAATAATATCGGGAGTTATATTTTTGGCTCTGGCTTTAAAACTGGGACTTAGTTTTCCTGCTCTGCTGATAGGTTTTAGTTTTTTAACGCTTTTAGCACTCTCCATGATAGACTTTAAGTATAAGATGGTTCCTGATTCTTTAAATCTTTTAGCTCTGCTTTTTGCAATATTTGGCGCTTGGAGCATAGGAGGCATTGCCCTGAATTTCCAAAATGCCCTGCTCTTTGCGGGCGGATTTACCCTGCTTAGATTTGCTCTCTCATATATTTTGACATCATCTGCTCATAGAGAAGCAAAAAAAAGAGTGACATCGTGGAGCAAAAACTATCATACATACCCTTTTATAGAGGCTATGGGGGAAGGCGATATAATGGTCGCAGCTACTATGGGAGCGCTACTTGGAGTCAAGTTAACACTCGCGGCAATTTTTCTCTCAGCACTTTTGGCACTCCCCGTTATGCTATTTGTTTTAAAGATGTCAAAGGAGGAGCAGAAGGTTCCTTTTGTTCCGTTCTTGGCAATGGCGACATTTATAGTCTACATGTTTGATACCCCGATTTTAAGATACATAGAGGCCACTTACTAA
- the uppS gene encoding polyprenyl diphosphate synthase, which translates to MNRARHIAIIMDGNGRWAELREQKRVNGHEAGAKVVRAITEFCAKDEDIERLTLYAFSTENWKRPRLEVEFLMKLLQKYLESELENYLQNNIRFEPIGDMRAFSKSLQQTVKGVQEKTAHCDGLVQSLALNYGAHDEILRAVNGIKNSQEDITEAMLSNALDCKHNVDLLIRTGGDHRLSNFLLWQAAYAELFFTDTLWPDFTTDELERIIKDFTKIERRFGGLK; encoded by the coding sequence ATGAACAGAGCAAGACATATAGCCATAATCATGGATGGAAACGGCAGATGGGCGGAGCTAAGAGAGCAAAAGAGAGTCAATGGGCATGAAGCAGGTGCAAAAGTTGTCAGAGCGATCACTGAGTTTTGTGCAAAAGATGAAGATATAGAGAGACTCACACTCTACGCTTTTTCGACCGAAAACTGGAAAAGACCTCGCCTTGAGGTAGAGTTTTTGATGAAACTGTTGCAGAAATATCTGGAGAGCGAGCTTGAGAACTATCTTCAAAACAACATCAGGTTTGAGCCCATAGGAGATATGAGAGCATTTTCAAAATCTCTTCAGCAGACTGTTAAAGGCGTTCAGGAGAAAACTGCACACTGTGACGGTCTTGTTCAATCACTAGCACTTAACTACGGCGCTCATGACGAGATACTAAGAGCCGTAAATGGGATCAAAAACTCACAAGAGGATATCACAGAGGCGATGCTCTCCAATGCGCTTGACTGCAAACACAATGTTGATCTTCTTATCCGTACGGGCGGAGACCACAGACTCTCTAACTTTCTGCTTTGGCAGGCAGCTTATGCAGAGCTTTTCTTCACCGATACGCTCTGGCCTGACTTTACGACGGATGAACTTGAGAGAATTATAAAAGATTTTACAAAAATTGAGAGAAGATTTGGAGGATTGAAATAG